From Streptomyces sp. NBC_00775, one genomic window encodes:
- the urtC gene encoding urea ABC transporter permease subunit UrtC: protein MTTTTPVATKPKQLTGVKGRFAATRTAAGFAAGAVVLFAVAPLALSDFRLGLLAKYLCTAMVAVGICLAWGRGGLLTLGQGVFFGLGGYAMAMHLKIADAGPGQVPDFMQLYGTASELPWWWRPFANPGFALAATVLLPMAVAAILGSFIFRRRVKGAYFAILSQALAAAFAIWLIGQQATTGGTNGLTDIQGFFGYDLNDPVNQRMVYFVIAAALLLLIALARQLIHSRYGELLVAVRDSEERVRFLGYNPANVKLVAYVVAAGMAGLAGALFVPAVGIISPALIGIVPSIELVIGAAVGGRASLVGAVLGAVGVAWAKTALSEEFPAAWTYFQGLLFIVALAFLPGGLASLVGIVRRRRSNQALAGDAA, encoded by the coding sequence ATGACCACCACCACTCCTGTCGCCACGAAGCCGAAGCAACTCACCGGCGTCAAGGGCCGGTTCGCCGCGACGCGTACGGCGGCCGGTTTCGCCGCGGGTGCCGTCGTGCTCTTCGCCGTCGCCCCGCTCGCGCTCTCCGACTTCCGGCTCGGCCTGCTCGCCAAGTACCTGTGCACCGCCATGGTCGCGGTCGGCATCTGTCTGGCCTGGGGCCGCGGCGGGCTGCTGACGCTCGGGCAGGGGGTGTTCTTCGGGCTCGGCGGCTACGCCATGGCGATGCATCTGAAGATCGCGGACGCGGGTCCCGGCCAGGTCCCCGACTTCATGCAGCTGTACGGCACCGCCTCCGAACTGCCGTGGTGGTGGCGGCCGTTCGCGAACCCGGGCTTCGCGCTCGCGGCGACCGTACTGCTGCCGATGGCCGTCGCGGCGATCCTCGGATCGTTCATCTTCCGGCGCCGGGTCAAGGGCGCGTACTTCGCGATCCTCAGCCAGGCGCTCGCCGCGGCCTTCGCGATCTGGCTGATCGGCCAGCAGGCCACAACCGGCGGCACCAACGGTCTCACCGACATCCAGGGCTTCTTCGGCTACGACCTCAACGACCCGGTCAACCAGCGGATGGTGTACTTCGTCATCGCCGCGGCCCTGCTCCTGCTGATCGCCCTGGCCCGCCAGCTCATCCACAGCCGCTACGGCGAACTCCTGGTCGCCGTACGGGACTCGGAGGAGCGGGTGCGCTTCCTCGGCTACAACCCGGCGAACGTGAAGCTCGTCGCGTACGTGGTGGCGGCGGGCATGGCCGGGCTCGCGGGGGCGCTGTTCGTGCCCGCGGTCGGCATCATCTCCCCCGCACTGATCGGCATCGTGCCGTCCATCGAACTCGTCATCGGCGCCGCGGTCGGCGGGCGGGCGAGCCTGGTGGGCGCGGTGCTCGGCGCGGTCGGCGTCGCCTGGGCCAAGACGGCACTGTCGGAGGAGTTCCCCGCGGCCTGGACGTACTTCCAGGGGCTGCTGTTCATCGTGGCCCTGGCGTTCCTGCCGGGCGGTCTCGCCTCACTGGTGGGGATCGTGCGGCGGCGCAGGTCGAACCAAGCACTCGCTGGAGACGCGGCATGA
- the urtB gene encoding urea ABC transporter permease subunit UrtB, with translation MTVILGQMFTGISIGAVLLLIALGLSLTFGQMNVINMAHGEFIMAGAYTTYVLQKSISSAGISLIVALPVAFLVSGALGALLEWLLIRRLYLRPLDTLLVTWGVSLMLQQLARDIFGAPNVQTRAPDVLTGHITVIGGDDPLTFANNRLFILGLAIAAVVALSLTLRLTPLGRRIRAVVQNRDLAEVSGISTGRVDRTAFFIGSGLAGVAGVALTLVGPIGPTMGTNVIIDAFLVIVVGGIGQLKGSVIVAFVLGVLQSVLEYSTTVSVAKVLVLVAIVAFLQWRPQGLYTLRTRSLV, from the coding sequence ATGACCGTGATCCTCGGGCAGATGTTCACCGGTATCAGCATCGGTGCCGTTCTGCTGCTCATCGCGCTCGGCCTCTCGCTCACCTTCGGCCAGATGAATGTCATCAACATGGCCCATGGCGAGTTCATCATGGCCGGCGCCTACACCACCTACGTACTCCAGAAGTCCATTTCCAGCGCAGGAATTTCGCTGATCGTCGCGCTGCCCGTCGCTTTTCTCGTCTCGGGTGCTCTCGGCGCGCTGCTGGAATGGCTGCTCATTCGCCGCCTGTACCTCCGTCCCCTCGACACGCTTCTCGTCACATGGGGCGTTTCGCTGATGCTTCAGCAGCTCGCCCGTGACATCTTCGGCGCGCCGAATGTGCAGACCCGCGCGCCTGACGTACTCACCGGGCACATCACCGTCATCGGCGGCGACGACCCGCTCACCTTCGCCAACAACCGTCTGTTCATTCTGGGGCTGGCGATCGCGGCGGTCGTGGCACTGTCGCTGACGCTGCGGCTGACGCCGCTCGGGCGCCGCATCCGCGCCGTCGTGCAGAACCGGGACCTGGCCGAGGTGTCCGGCATCTCCACCGGTCGCGTCGACCGCACCGCGTTCTTCATCGGTTCGGGGCTCGCCGGAGTCGCCGGGGTCGCGCTGACGCTGGTCGGTCCGATCGGGCCCACGATGGGCACCAACGTCATCATCGACGCCTTCCTGGTGATCGTGGTCGGCGGTATCGGCCAGCTCAAGGGCAGTGTGATCGTCGCCTTCGTGCTGGGTGTGCTGCAGTCCGTCCTGGAGTACTCCACCACCGTCAGCGTCGCGAAGGTGCTGGTCCTCGTGGCCATCGTCGCGTTCCTCCAGTGGCGGCCCCAGGGGCTGTACACGCTGCGCACGAGGAGTCTCGTATGA